AGATTGATGACTGTTACGCTAACATGAAAATGAAAGGATTACTAGCAAAATCGAAATCTCCCAGCATTACAAAAGCTTCCACCTCTGTAGCAGAACACTTCTATTTTGTGCACATGCACTATAAGTCAGCAAGGAACTGGCCTTGGCATCAGAACAAGTCTCTGCTGCTGCTGAATGAACTTCCTAGAATTGGTGTGGAGACCGGATAGAGGGTTATTTTGATTGTGCGACTCTGAGAGAAGCCAAGCAAATCTTTACACTCTTCAAGATCAGCATCACAAGTCAGAAGAACTGACTCGTGTTCGATGTCCAAATACTTGAGACCAATTCTGCTGAAATCATATATATCAAAACGCTTTGCAATCTCTCGTCGCAAGTCACTGAAACCCCAATTTGGTTGCAAGCTAAAACGGATATTTTCATCTCCAAAAGTGGCTTTAACTCTAAAGGCACCTCCATCTTGTAAACCCTGGCTATTACTTACTGCTAGGCGTGCTTGAGTCCCCAGATTTTGATTCTGGCCTAGTGTTTCATGGCTCTTGGCTCTAGCAAATTCCTCCTGATTCAAGGAATTTATTTCTGATTTACTGCAAGTTCTCTTCAGCGCCTCGACAGGGTCTTCTACAGCTGAAGCATGTCCAGTGCCCGAGCCATTGGCTGTGCGGGTAAGCTGATTTTGGCCATGACAGATGCTCAAATCAGAATTCTGACTGCTCAAAGAGGACTGCGATTTTGAATCAGTTCCTTCAGAGCTGAACAAGTGACTCTCAGGTTTTGGGTTTGATTCCCTTGAGTAGTCGGTTATCTTGAAAGATGAAAAGGGATTGTGCCCAGAATAGTTAGGGGAGCTCAATTCTGGGAAGGCAGTATAAAAAGAATCAACTTCAATGAGACCTTGAGCACCCATGACAGAATCAACTACAACTTGGAGTTTCCTCAAGGAGTGGTTAACCTTCTTGATCTTTCGAGAAGGCCAACGGTC
This genomic interval from Populus alba chromosome 1, ASM523922v2, whole genome shotgun sequence contains the following:
- the LOC118055275 gene encoding protein NLP2, which translates into the protein MEGDAFRKNTIFRTTPDTFMDLNFTDELLVQGYWCEISDGVNFFESEPSISSAVYDPSPYLPCMGSGHLSINTHHLTYQEEAENSLENPPPVYSENEEQVIETITTPVHSESSQPESNELIPEFCESWECLKQEPEDEEMFRETADWDNNDLDLFREQEFSEFGKLQQDPEHCTVESGQDSYVPWSNLLGSRKKGKKSQTKTEKTISLQVLRKYFSGSLKDAAKSIGVCPTTLKRICRQYGIDRWPSRKIKKVNHSLRKLQVVVDSVMGAQGLIEVDSFYTAFPELSSPNYSGHNPFSSFKITDYSRESNPKPESHLFSSEGTDSKSQSSLSSQNSDLSICHGQNQLTRTANGSGTGHASAVEDPVEALKRTCSKSEINSLNQEEFARAKSHETLGQNQNLGTQARLAVSNSQGLQDGGAFRVKATFGDENIRFSLQPNWGFSDLRREIAKRFDIYDFSRIGLKYLDIEHESVLLTCDADLEECKDLLGFSQSRTIKITLYPVSTPILGSSFSSSRDLF